From a single Populus trichocarpa isolate Nisqually-1 chromosome 17, P.trichocarpa_v4.1, whole genome shotgun sequence genomic region:
- the LOC18107140 gene encoding NAC domain-containing protein 83 — translation MERPNFVENGGFKLPIGYRFHPTDEELVVHYLKRKVLGLPMPASVIPEFDVFQNDPSSLPGNLKEKRYFFSQKKWNDFGTKCKRTAGSGPSGYWKPIGKGKQIVASDSNKAVGTRKTLVFKERKHSIKTRSQWVMHGYCLAGSATGPKTTQMEEVGDWVAYSVFQRKRKPRKNVVISNPSNINETRNVEIISPSFMDFMMEQSSDGVGPPSPCSSGVTEVSSNEVDQEEISSSSISLFSYPCNRKRT, via the exons ATGGAGAGGCCAAACTTTGTTGAGAATGGAGGGTTCAAATTGCCTATTGGATACAGGTTTCATCCAACGGATGAAGAGCTTGTTGTTCATTACTTGAAACGAAAGGTCCTTGGTCTTCCAATGCCAGCTTCAGTCATTCCTGAGTTTGATGTTTTCCAAAATGATCCTTCGAGCTTGCCAG GTAATTTGAAGGAAAAGAGGTACTTCTTTAGCCAAAAGAAGTGGAATGACTTTGGAACAAAATGCAAGAGAACTGCAGGCTCTGGACCTTCTGGTTACTGGAAACCTATTGGCAAAGGCAAGCAAATCGTAGCTTCTGACAGCAACAAAGCAGTTGGAACAAGGAAAACCCTGgttttcaaagaaagaaagcattcTATCAAGACTAGAAGTCAATGGGTTATGCATGGATATTGCCTTGCAGGCTCGGCAACAGGCCCCAAAACGACCCAg ATGGAGGAGGTGGGAGATTGGGTTGCCTACAGTGTATTTCAAAGGAAGAGGAAACCTAGAAAAAACGTGGTCATTTCCAATCCTTCAAACATTAACGAGACTCGAAATGTTGAGATCATTAGTCCTAGTTTTATGGATTTTATGATGGAACAAAGCTCTGATGGAGTTGGTCCTCCGTCACCATGTTCAAGTGGAGTCACCGAGGTCTCTTCTAACGAGGTAGATCAGGAAGAAATCAGCTCCTCCTCCATTAGCCTTTTTTCTTATCCTTGCAATAGGAAGAGGACTTAG